From the genome of Desmodus rotundus isolate HL8 chromosome 2, HLdesRot8A.1, whole genome shotgun sequence, one region includes:
- the TBR1 gene encoding T-box brain protein 1 gives MQLEHCLSPSIMLSKKFLNVSSSYPHSGGSELVLHDHPIISTTDNLERSSPLKKITRGMTNQSDTDNFPDSKDSPGDVQRSKLSPVLEGVSELRHSFDGSAADRYLLSQSSQPQSAATAPSAMFPYPGQHGPAHPAFSIGSPSRYMAHHPVITNGAYNSLLSNSSPQGYPAAGYPYPQQYSHSYQGAPFYQFSSTQPGLVPGKAQVYLCNRPLWLKFHRHQTEMIITKQGRRMFPFLSFNISGLDPTAHYNIFVDVILADPNHWRFQGGKWVPCGKADTNVQGNRVYMHPDSPNTGAHWMRQEISFGKLKLTNNKGASNNNGQMVVLQSLHKYQPRLHVVEVNEDGTEDTSQPGRVQTFTFPETQFIAVTAYQNTDITQLKIDHNPFAKGFRDNYDTIYTGCDMDRLTPSPNDSPRSQIVPGARYAMAGSFLQDQFVSNYAKARFHPGAGAGPGPGTDRSVPHTNGLLSPQQAEDPGAPSPQRWFVTPANNRLDFAASAYDTATDFAGNAATLLSYAAAGVKALPLQAASCTGRPLGYYADPSGWGARSPPQYCGAKSGSVLPCWPNSAAAAARMAGANPYLGEEAEGLAAERSPLPPGAAEDAKPKDLSDSSWIETPSSIKSIDSSDSGIYEQAKRRRISPADTPVSESSSPLKSEVLAQRDCEKNCAKDLGGYYGFYSHS, from the exons ATGCAGCTGGAGCActgcctttctccttccatcATGCTCTCCAAGAAATTTCTCAATGTGAGCAGCAGCTACCCACATTCAGGCGGATCTGAGCTTGTCCTGCACGATCATCCCATTATCTCGACGACTGACAACCTGGAGAGAAGTTcacctttgaaaaaaattaccagGGGGATGACGAATCAGTCAGATACAGACAATTTTCCTGACTCCAAGGACTCACCAGGGGACGTCCAGAGAAGTAAACTCTCTCCTGTCTTGGAGGGGGTCTCTGAGCTTCGTCACAGCTTCGATGGCTCTGCTGCAGATCGCTACCTCCTCTCTCAGTCTAGCCAGCCACAGTCTGCGGCCACTGCTCCCAGTGCCATGTTCCCGTACCCCGGCCAGCACGGACCCGCGCACCCCGCCTTCTCCATCGGCAGCCCCAGCCGCTACATGGCCCACCACCCAGTCATCACCAACGGAGCCTACAACAGCCTCCTGTCTAACTCCTCACCGCAGGGCTACCCCGCGGCCGGCTACCCCTACCCACAGCAGTACAGCCACTCCTACCAAGGAGCTCCGTTCTACCAGTTCTCCTCCACGCAGCCCGGGCTCGTGCCCGGCAAAGCGCAGGTGTACCTGTGCAACAGGCCCCTTTGGCTGAAATTTCACCGGCACCAAACGGAGATGATCATCACCAAACAAGGAAG GCgcatgtttccttttttaagttttaacatTTCTGGTCTCGATCCCACGGCTCATTACAATATTTTTGTGGATGTGATTTTGGCGGATCCCAATCACTGGAGGTTTCAAGGAGGCAAATGGGTTCCTTGCGGCAAAGCGGACACCAATGTGCAAG GAAATCGGGTCTATATGCATCCGGATTCCCCCAACACGGGGGCTCACTGGATGCGCCAAGAAATctcttttggaaaattaaaacttACAAACAACAAAGGAGCTTCAAACAACAATGGGCAG ATGGTGGTTTTACAGTCTTTGCACAAGTACCAGCCCCGCCTGCATGTGGTGGAAGTGAACGAGGACGGCACAGAGGACACCAGCCAGCCCGGCCGCGTGCAGACGTTCACTTTCCCCGAAACTCAGTTCATCGCCGTCACCGCCTACCAGAACACCGAT aTTACACAACTGAAAATAGATCACAACCCCTTTGCAAAAGGATTTCGGGATAATTATGACAC GATCTACACGGGTTGCGACATGGACCGCCTGACCCCCTCGCCCAACGACTCCCCGCGCTCGCAGATCGTGCCCGGAGCTCGCTACGCTATGGCCGGCTCTTTCCTACAGGACCAGTTCGTAAGCAACTACGCCAAAGCCCGCTTCCACCCGGGAGCGGGCGCGGGCCCCGGCCCGGGCACGGACCGCAGCGTGCCGCACACCAACGGGCTGCTGTCGCCGCAGCAGGCCGAGGACCCGGGCGCGCCGTCGCCGCAGCGCTGGTTTGTGACGCCGGCCAACAACCGCCTGGACTTCGCCGCCTCGGCCTACGACACCGCCACGGACTTCGCGGGCAACGCGGCCACGCTGCTGTCCTACGCGGCGGCGGGCGTGAAGGCGCTGCCCCTGCAGGCGGCCAGCTGCACCGGCCGCCCGCTCGGCTACTACGCCGACCCGTCGGGCTGGGGCGCGCGCAGCCCCCCGCAGTACTGCGGCGCCAAGTCGGGCTCGGTGCTGCCCTGCTGGCCCAACAGCGCCGCGGCCGCCGCGCGCATGGCCGGCGCCAACCCCTACTTGGGCGAGGAGGCGGAGGGCCTGGCCGCGGAGCGCTCGCCGCTGCCTCCGGGCGCGGCCGAGGACGCCAAGCCCAAGGACCTGTCCGACTCCAGCTGGATCGAGACGCCCTCCTCCATCAAGTCCATCGACTCGAGCGACTCGGGGATTTACGAGCAGGCCAAGCGGAGGCGGATCTCGCCCGCCGACACGCCCGTGTCCGAGAGCTCGTCGCCGCTCAAGAGCGAGGTTCTGGCCCAACGGGACTGCGAGAAGAACTGCGCCAAGGACCTAGGCGGCTACTATGGCTTCTACTCGCACAGCTAG